The following are encoded together in the Humulus lupulus chromosome 5, drHumLupu1.1, whole genome shotgun sequence genome:
- the LOC133779610 gene encoding uncharacterized protein LOC133779610, with protein MARRRKLVQNLVQQEARQELPSSNDDAPALLPSGENSEPVDEENLALEFPEIAGNTGIVPSLVNQSAPDLGSSSWAEELDIEEIEVEASFWKSALICVVVGANPPLSVFEGLINRIWGKIGVERVARMNTGFTMVKFKDEATRDLVLESGVIHFDKKPVVLRPWTIDIDSLKSIKSVPVWIRLPDLGLQYWGVNCLSALVSTIGKPIMIDKITKERLMIKFARVLVDMEISETLPQYISYINERGQAMEQLIDFKWLPRKCSQCKKLGHTATSCKFETGAVWRKKEALKDHVADPTEPKVIGNISVAIHTTSTQA; from the exons ATGGCTCGGAGACGAAAACTTGTGCAGAATCTAGTTCAGCAAGAAGCTAGGCAGGAGCTCCCTTCATCCAACGACGATGCACCAGCACTGCTTCCGTCTGGGGAGAATAGCGAGCCCGTTGACGAGGAGAATCTGGCTTTGGAGTTCCCTGAGATAGCTGGTAATACGGGGATAGTTCCTTCTCTGGTAAATCAATCTGCTCCAGATTTGGGTTCATCATCGTGGGCGGAAGAG TTAGATATTGAGGAAATTGAAGTAGAAGCCTCTTTCTGGAAGTCTGCCTTGATTTGTGTGGTGGTTGGTGCTAATCCTCCATTATCAGTATTTGAAGGACTCATCAATCGAATTTGGGGAAAGATAGGGGTTGAACGTGTGGCAAGAATGAATACTGGTTTCACTATGGTCAAATTCAAAGATGAAGCAACTCGTGATTTGGTCCTGGAATCAGGGGTGATACATTTTGACAAGAAGCCAGTAGTTCTTCGGCCTTGGACAATTGATATCGATTCTTTGAAGTCAATAAAATCGGTTCCAGTATGGATCAGGCTTCCAGATCTTGGGTTACAATACTGGGGAGTTAACTGCTTAAGTGCTCTTGTTAGTACAATAGGGAAACCTATAATGATTGACAAGATTACCAAAGAAAGATTAATGATAAAATTTGCTCGAGTTTTAGTGGACATGGAGATTTCTGAAACACTTCCTCAGTATATCAGTTATATCAATGAGAGAGGTCAAGCTATGGAACAACTGATTGATTTTAAGTGGCTACCTAGGAAATGTTCCCAATGTAAAAAGTTGGGACACACAGCTACTTCTTGCAAATTTGAGACTGGAGCAGTTTGGAGGAAGAAGGAGGCTCTGAAAGATCATGTAGCTGACCCTACTGAACCTAAAGTGATTGGTAATATTTCAGTGGCTATTCATACAACTTCAACTCAAGCATAA